From one Ignavibacteriota bacterium genomic stretch:
- the pgsA gene encoding CDP-diacylglycerol--glycerol-3-phosphate 3-phosphatidyltransferase, whose protein sequence is MFSTLPNRLSLLRIILSPVFYVFFVSEDPTFRHVSLGIFFIAAITDWYDGIIARKYNTVTNIGKFLDPLADKFLTSAAFIAFASLGHVEWWMVWLIIIRDLLITVLRSIAEARGAHIVTSKTAQSKTFLQMAVLYYLLLLIILRDVGWVQRSYNAEVAALLHPTVVFVLMFAVTVLTLYTGIQYLYDNRHFLRGLVAGSHSR, encoded by the coding sequence ATGTTTTCGACCCTGCCGAACAGACTCTCTCTGCTTCGCATCATTCTCTCGCCTGTATTTTACGTGTTCTTCGTCTCCGAGGATCCGACGTTTCGGCATGTCTCGCTGGGAATATTTTTCATCGCGGCGATAACGGATTGGTACGACGGAATTATCGCGCGCAAATACAACACCGTCACCAACATCGGCAAATTTCTCGATCCGCTGGCCGACAAATTCCTCACCTCGGCGGCGTTTATCGCCTTTGCGTCGCTTGGGCATGTCGAGTGGTGGATGGTGTGGCTCATCATCATTCGCGACCTGCTGATTACGGTCCTGCGCTCCATCGCCGAAGCGCGCGGTGCGCACATCGTCACATCCAAAACCGCGCAATCGAAGACCTTTCTGCAGATGGCGGTATTGTACTATCTGCTGCTCCTCATCATCCTGCGCGACGTGGGGTGGGTTCAGCGTTCATACAACGCCGAGGTCGCCGCGCTGCTGCATCCCACCGTCGTGTTTGTGCTCATGTTCGCCGTGACGGTACTCACATTGTACACGGGCATCCAGTATCTGTATGACAACCGACACTTCCTCCGAGGCCTCGTTGCAGGATCACACTCCCGCTGA
- a CDS encoding flippase, with translation MSVQTIPAAADSGLSRRILGNMSALMVAQILYRAVSLVLSVVLTRYLGVTEQGLYGLSLNVIAMFSAFADLGISTLVIRDMNQDRGTASGLVSTYFGTLLVANLLLSAAAILAAFIIGYETRVIATIALLAIGMLFTGTASAFHAALIGRERMKRVASLEAVVTVVIAAGMLSVIALGGGIVSLGIVSAVSGLARFLIFGRNARRLFPELRFVFDAARTRAMLVRGLPFTLNVGLYVILTKIDVLLLESRVSPESLGLYSAATRLTFPLTMLSMMTATAVFPVLSRTIRESSDTAFAIVRRAMRWLGLIGFGIATVITLASPSIVSLAYGPAFAPVSDLLRILIWYIPIFYFYQVVGDLLVAADKVWAVVRVSAAILVVNIVANLLLIPVYGATGSAMTLVGCEFLRCAGLLVTARRTLSF, from the coding sequence ATGAGTGTGCAGACCATTCCCGCAGCGGCCGACAGCGGCCTTTCGCGCCGCATACTCGGCAACATGTCGGCGCTGATGGTCGCGCAAATCCTGTACCGTGCCGTGTCGCTGGTGCTGTCGGTGGTGCTGACCCGTTACCTCGGCGTGACAGAACAGGGACTGTACGGCCTGTCGCTCAACGTCATCGCGATGTTCAGCGCCTTCGCCGACCTCGGCATATCCACACTCGTCATCCGCGACATGAATCAGGACCGCGGGACGGCGAGCGGACTCGTCTCGACCTATTTCGGCACGCTGCTCGTCGCGAATCTCCTGCTCAGCGCCGCGGCCATCCTCGCCGCGTTTATCATCGGGTACGAGACGCGTGTCATCGCGACCATCGCGCTGCTCGCCATCGGGATGTTGTTCACCGGCACCGCGTCGGCATTTCACGCCGCGTTGATCGGCAGGGAGCGCATGAAACGCGTCGCGTCGCTCGAGGCCGTTGTGACCGTTGTCATCGCCGCGGGCATGCTCTCGGTGATCGCGCTCGGCGGAGGCATCGTCAGTCTCGGAATCGTCTCGGCCGTGTCGGGCCTCGCGCGTTTTCTGATATTCGGGCGCAATGCGCGCCGCCTGTTTCCTGAATTACGTTTTGTCTTCGACGCGGCGCGCACACGCGCAATGCTCGTCCGGGGCCTGCCGTTTACACTCAACGTGGGTTTGTACGTGATACTCACGAAGATCGACGTGCTGCTGCTCGAGAGCCGTGTGTCACCGGAATCCCTCGGCCTCTATTCCGCCGCGACACGCCTGACGTTTCCGCTGACCATGCTTTCGATGATGACCGCCACCGCGGTGTTCCCCGTGCTGTCGCGCACGATCCGGGAGTCGTCCGACACCGCCTTCGCGATAGTGCGCCGCGCAATGCGCTGGCTGGGGCTCATCGGATTCGGCATCGCAACCGTGATCACGCTTGCGAGTCCATCGATCGTGTCGCTCGCCTACGGGCCCGCCTTCGCACCCGTCTCCGACCTGCTTCGCATTCTGATCTGGTACATCCCGATTTTCTACTTCTACCAGGTGGTGGGAGATCTGCTTGTGGCGGCTGATAAGGTGTGGGCGGTTGTGCGCGTCAGTGCCGCGATTCTTGTGGTGAACATCGTGGCGAACCTGCTGCTGATCCCCGTGTACGGAGCAACGGGATCAGCGATGACGCTGGTCGGCTGCGAATTCCTTCGCTGCGCCGGCCTACTCGTGACGGCGCGCAGAACCCTATCGTTCTGA
- a CDS encoding SLBB domain-containing protein: protein MTHVLRHTRMYFRAALCAAVLLCLAGQQAGAQYIPGYERKNKEPEKPESSQQEFPLTAVEVAVNDSTYVVGPTDQLNFSIFADRFYSYDVVVSSNGWIVIPLVGEVYVKDKTLAQVAALSRRSIDGVFRNAQLTVSLIRARQIKVSVTGAVKTPGVVTLPATARVSEALLLAGGIVRDTTALRGITVHRGNQVLRADLKAYLRNAETAGNPFLMGGDIVHFPRIDQRVGVFGAVNYEGHIDFQEGDRLYDYLRLAGGLRSSVYLDSVQIVRFKPDNQNTETFYLNITGYPENQESNIVMKASDLVLVRAVPKYQYHRLVVVRGEVMYPGTYSIVRGSTRLTDLIRKAGGFTPDASLEEASVTRARDENERDMEYERLEKINPADMREDEYEYFKARSRERVGQMVVDFKRLFLEGAQEEDIILQDKDVIEVPVLKNFVRVIGRVNNPGNIIFRRGWNFLQYIDACGGYGWRADDGDVRVVKARTGELVDAEDVGSYALEPGDTIWVPEVPKTKFWEAAFTALGILSQIAGIVGIVIALSNVSR, encoded by the coding sequence ATGACACACGTCCTACGGCACACGCGCATGTATTTCCGCGCCGCGCTCTGCGCGGCCGTGTTGTTGTGTCTTGCGGGTCAGCAGGCGGGTGCGCAGTACATCCCGGGCTATGAGCGAAAGAACAAGGAGCCCGAGAAACCCGAAAGCTCACAGCAGGAATTTCCGCTGACCGCCGTCGAGGTTGCGGTGAACGATTCCACCTACGTGGTGGGACCGACGGACCAGCTCAATTTCTCGATCTTCGCCGACCGCTTTTACTCCTACGACGTCGTGGTGAGTTCCAACGGTTGGATCGTCATTCCTCTCGTTGGTGAAGTGTACGTGAAGGACAAGACGCTGGCGCAGGTGGCAGCGCTCTCGAGGCGTTCCATCGACGGCGTGTTCCGCAACGCGCAGCTCACCGTGAGTTTGATCCGCGCGCGGCAGATAAAAGTATCGGTGACCGGCGCGGTAAAGACGCCCGGCGTTGTGACCCTGCCCGCGACCGCGCGTGTATCCGAAGCGCTGCTCCTTGCCGGAGGCATCGTACGCGACACCACCGCGCTGCGCGGCATCACCGTGCATCGCGGCAATCAGGTCCTGCGCGCGGATCTGAAGGCCTATCTGCGCAACGCCGAGACAGCCGGCAACCCCTTCCTGATGGGCGGCGACATCGTCCATTTCCCGCGCATCGACCAGCGCGTCGGTGTATTCGGCGCGGTGAATTACGAGGGGCACATTGATTTCCAGGAAGGCGACCGCCTGTACGATTATCTGCGACTGGCGGGCGGACTGCGCTCGTCGGTGTATCTCGACAGCGTGCAGATCGTGCGTTTCAAACCCGACAATCAGAACACCGAGACCTTCTACCTGAACATCACCGGATATCCGGAGAATCAGGAGTCGAATATCGTGATGAAGGCGAGCGACCTCGTTCTGGTCCGCGCCGTACCGAAATACCAGTATCACCGGCTCGTCGTGGTGCGCGGCGAGGTGATGTATCCCGGCACGTACTCGATTGTGCGCGGCTCGACGCGGCTCACCGATCTCATCCGGAAGGCCGGCGGATTCACGCCCGACGCGTCGCTGGAAGAGGCGAGTGTGACCCGCGCGCGCGACGAGAACGAGCGCGACATGGAGTATGAACGCCTCGAGAAGATCAATCCCGCCGACATGCGCGAGGACGAATACGAGTACTTCAAGGCCCGCTCGCGCGAGCGTGTCGGCCAGATGGTCGTGGACTTCAAACGTCTTTTCCTCGAGGGTGCGCAGGAAGAGGACATCATCCTGCAGGACAAGGACGTCATCGAAGTGCCGGTGTTGAAGAACTTTGTGCGTGTCATCGGGCGCGTGAACAATCCGGGCAACATCATTTTCCGCCGCGGCTGGAATTTCCTCCAGTACATCGACGCCTGCGGCGGTTACGGCTGGCGCGCCGACGACGGCGACGTGCGTGTCGTGAAGGCCCGCACCGGCGAGCTTGTGGATGCCGAGGACGTGGGCAGCTACGCCCTCGAGCCCGGCGACACCATCTGGGTGCCCGAAGTGCCGAAGACCAAGTTCTGGGAGGCCGCATTCACGGCGCTCGGCATTTTGAGCCAGATCGCGGGCATCGTGGGCATCGTGATCGCACTATCGAATGTGAGCAGATGA
- a CDS encoding ABC transporter ATP-binding protein: MNDPILTTRDVCKSYASGTSAQAVLRDVSFSLQRGSITAIVGVSGAGKSTLLHILGTLDRPDSGSVTLAGTDVFGLPDTELARFRNRHLGFVFQFHHLLPEFTALENVFLPSLIAGETRQRAEQRAMDLLARVKVDHRAHARPAQLSGGEQQRVAVARALVNEPDLVLADEPSGNLDEENAAALHELIRGLSRESGRSFVIVTHDETLAGMADDVYRLHDGALARRQSTAKNS; encoded by the coding sequence ATGAACGATCCGATCCTGACAACACGCGACGTCTGCAAATCCTATGCCTCGGGAACGAGCGCGCAGGCCGTTTTGCGGGACGTGTCGTTCTCGCTGCAGCGCGGCTCCATCACGGCCATCGTGGGCGTGAGCGGGGCGGGGAAGAGCACGCTGCTGCACATACTCGGGACGTTGGACCGTCCCGACAGCGGATCCGTCACACTTGCGGGCACCGACGTGTTCGGTCTGCCCGACACCGAGCTGGCGCGCTTCCGCAACAGACATCTCGGCTTTGTATTCCAGTTCCACCATCTGCTCCCCGAGTTTACCGCACTCGAGAACGTGTTCCTTCCGTCATTGATCGCGGGGGAAACGCGGCAGCGCGCAGAGCAGCGCGCGATGGATCTGCTGGCGCGCGTCAAGGTCGATCATCGCGCACATGCGCGGCCGGCCCAGCTCTCCGGCGGCGAGCAGCAGCGCGTGGCCGTCGCGAGGGCGCTTGTGAACGAGCCGGATCTGGTTCTCGCCGACGAGCCGTCGGGCAATCTCGACGAGGAGAACGCCGCGGCCCTGCACGAACTCATACGCGGACTCAGCCGCGAGAGCGGGCGCAGTTTTGTGATCGTCACGCACGACGAGACGCTGGCCGGCATGGCCGACGACGTGTACCGCCTGCACGACGGTGCACTGGCGCGGCGGCAATCAACAGCAAAAAATTCGTAA
- a CDS encoding DUF2723 domain-containing protein has protein sequence MKFPVLHRIAAFFVFAFSSVVFLMTVAPTLSFWDCGEFITAAVTMGVPHPPGAPMFQLIGRMFSFLPFGDLGFRVNLMSTFSSSFTVLFVYLVSMRLMRLWHGDPQTTGKALLMILSASIGALILSFSDTFWFNASEAEVYGIGMFFISVTVWIALEWYAHAGVFDSERSLLLIAYIMGLSIGVHLLSLLALFFVFFVIYFRDRDRVDMNVKSILAFVGLMAAGFFVVYPGIVKYLPKLLSSTGGLLFVIVLIAAMIAVVSAKKWNPHLRMGLLGALLVALGYSTYAIVPIRANDSPALNENAPTNLAILYSYLNREQYGDYPLLRGSTYDNSLQNINFATKKFLPRRWNPESVDAYKNYSSDFEYMMSFQFGKIYMRYFLWNFVGRAGDLQDAPVVFMGDAGDWSESPGYPNRYYAIPLLLGLIGMFYHFRKDWKTATSTTVLFLMTGVGLVIYFNMAEPQVRERDYFFVGSFYVFAIWAGLAAFGIWDMLRSKVSVPEVGGLLLAGALLVVGPGNMLKQNYQTHDRHHNYVAYDYAYNLLQSCDQDAILFTGGDNDTFPVWYLQYVAGIRRDVRVVNLSLVNTNWYALQLKNERPYGAKAVSLSFSDEQLNRMEPLAWETTTVEIPINPATISRAWMEDMPAAKGLALPTSFAWTVSPQWRDARGTNGLRNQDQMILDIVRNNINSRPIYFALSTAPSDRLGLDPHLVVEGLCARVTPFSFPTQSYRYYPAMNVPVTIKHLTNLAAEADSNRAFGFMFRELNNPDINLDEASSKMIYSFRLLYMELAKAVYQESGDKATADRVLQKMEEVMPEALHEMNGEIRTQLALTYFVTKNNEKAVAMTAEVEKFMMPDVEKFIMGDQSNRNAMSILLNLYYQTGQFDKGIALLRKYQQRNNDPSVEAEISTWQAQQTVRMPKDS, from the coding sequence ATGAAATTCCCTGTTCTTCACCGCATCGCCGCGTTTTTTGTGTTCGCGTTCTCCTCGGTCGTGTTTCTCATGACCGTGGCTCCGACGCTCTCATTCTGGGACTGCGGCGAGTTCATCACAGCCGCCGTCACGATGGGTGTACCGCATCCGCCGGGAGCGCCGATGTTTCAGCTCATCGGGCGCATGTTCTCGTTCCTGCCGTTCGGGGACCTCGGCTTCCGCGTGAACTTGATGTCGACATTCTCCAGCTCCTTCACCGTGCTGTTTGTGTATCTCGTGAGCATGCGCCTGATGCGCCTCTGGCACGGAGATCCCCAGACCACCGGCAAGGCGCTGCTGATGATCCTCTCCGCCAGCATCGGCGCGCTGATCCTTTCGTTCAGCGACACGTTCTGGTTCAACGCGAGCGAGGCCGAAGTGTACGGCATCGGCATGTTCTTCATCTCGGTCACCGTGTGGATTGCGCTCGAATGGTATGCCCACGCCGGCGTGTTCGATTCCGAGAGGTCGCTGCTGCTCATCGCCTACATCATGGGACTCAGCATCGGCGTGCATCTTCTGTCGCTGCTCGCGCTGTTCTTCGTGTTTTTTGTGATCTACTTCCGCGACCGCGACCGTGTGGACATGAACGTGAAGAGCATTCTGGCGTTTGTGGGACTGATGGCGGCGGGATTTTTTGTGGTGTACCCCGGCATCGTGAAATACCTGCCGAAGCTGCTTTCGAGCACGGGCGGTCTGCTCTTCGTGATCGTGCTCATCGCCGCGATGATCGCCGTCGTCTCCGCGAAGAAATGGAATCCGCATCTGCGCATGGGTCTGCTCGGAGCGCTGCTCGTGGCGCTCGGTTACTCGACGTACGCGATCGTCCCTATTCGCGCGAACGATTCACCCGCGCTGAATGAAAACGCGCCGACAAATCTTGCCATCCTGTACAGTTACCTCAATCGTGAGCAGTACGGCGATTATCCGCTGTTGCGTGGCTCGACGTATGACAACTCGCTGCAGAACATCAATTTCGCGACAAAAAAATTCCTTCCGCGCCGCTGGAATCCCGAAAGTGTGGATGCGTACAAGAATTACTCGAGCGATTTCGAATACATGATGTCGTTCCAGTTCGGAAAGATCTACATGCGGTATTTCCTCTGGAACTTCGTGGGCCGCGCGGGCGATCTGCAGGACGCACCCGTGGTGTTTATGGGTGACGCGGGCGACTGGTCGGAAAGCCCCGGCTATCCGAACCGGTATTACGCCATCCCGCTGCTGCTCGGACTGATCGGCATGTTCTACCACTTCCGGAAGGATTGGAAAACCGCCACCAGCACCACCGTGCTTTTCCTCATGACAGGTGTCGGACTCGTCATCTACTTCAACATGGCCGAACCGCAGGTGCGCGAGCGCGACTACTTCTTCGTGGGTTCGTTCTATGTGTTCGCCATCTGGGCGGGACTCGCGGCCTTCGGCATCTGGGACATGCTCCGTTCCAAAGTGTCGGTGCCTGAAGTGGGCGGTCTGCTGCTCGCGGGCGCGCTGCTGGTTGTGGGTCCGGGCAACATGCTGAAGCAGAACTATCAGACACACGACCGTCATCACAACTACGTCGCGTACGACTACGCGTACAATCTCCTGCAGTCCTGCGACCAGGACGCCATCCTCTTCACAGGCGGCGACAACGACACCTTCCCCGTCTGGTACCTGCAGTATGTTGCGGGCATCCGCCGCGACGTGCGAGTGGTGAACCTGAGTCTGGTGAACACCAACTGGTACGCCTTGCAGCTCAAAAACGAGCGGCCCTACGGGGCGAAGGCGGTGTCGCTGTCGTTCAGCGACGAGCAGTTGAACCGCATGGAACCGCTGGCGTGGGAGACGACCACCGTCGAGATCCCGATCAATCCCGCCACGATCAGCCGCGCGTGGATGGAAGACATGCCCGCCGCAAAGGGTTTGGCGCTGCCGACCAGTTTCGCGTGGACGGTCTCGCCGCAATGGCGGGATGCACGCGGAACCAACGGTCTGCGGAATCAGGATCAGATGATCCTCGACATCGTGCGCAACAACATCAATTCGCGCCCGATCTACTTCGCCCTCAGCACCGCGCCGTCGGATCGTCTCGGCCTCGATCCGCACCTGGTTGTGGAAGGACTGTGCGCGCGTGTCACGCCGTTCAGTTTCCCGACGCAGTCGTACCGCTACTATCCGGCGATGAACGTCCCTGTGACCATCAAACATCTCACGAATCTGGCCGCGGAAGCCGACAGCAACCGCGCCTTCGGTTTCATGTTCCGCGAGCTGAACAATCCCGACATCAACCTCGACGAGGCGAGTTCGAAGATGATTTACAGCTTCCGCCTCCTCTACATGGAACTCGCCAAGGCGGTGTACCAGGAGTCGGGTGACAAGGCGACGGCCGACCGCGTGCTCCAGAAAATGGAGGAAGTGATGCCCGAGGCATTACACGAGATGAACGGAGAAATCCGCACGCAGCTCGCCCTTACATATTTTGTGACGAAGAACAACGAGAAGGCCGTGGCGATGACCGCCGAGGTCGAGAAGTTCATGATGCCCGACGTCGAGAAGTTCATCATGGGCGACCAGTCCAACCGCAACGCGATGTCGATACTGCTGAACCTGTATTATCAGACCGGTCAGTTCGACAAGGGCATAGCCCTGTTGCGCAAGTATCAGCAGCGCAACAACGATCCGAGCGTCGAGGCCGAGATATCGACCTGGCAGGCGCAGCAGACCGTGCGCATGCCGAAGGATTCCTGA
- a CDS encoding glycosyltransferase translates to MSRPVLPVSLCLTTLNEARSITAFFDSVREQTALPAEIVVCDGGSRDGTADLVETERLDGVDITVLRAPGSNIARGRNLAIEAARHEWIAVSDAGCTLAPNWLDRLTAPLRAGATFAAGGYELRAETPFERAAAAAELDIERVDPAEFLPSSRSVAFRKGAWRDAGMYPEELTFAGEDTAFCINARAAGHTIVPALDARVYWRPRSNLRAYVRQHRLYGYGDAEARNKGRVYLKIAVKFLLAAAALLAACFDPRLIVLSLAGLLLYAVHLGRIYRWSAIPLPRAAAACVLIMVKEGSLLAGYLQAVIHGAFRRQSGR, encoded by the coding sequence ATGTCCCGGCCGGTTCTTCCCGTGTCGCTGTGCCTGACCACGCTGAACGAGGCGCGGAGCATCACCGCATTTTTCGATTCGGTGAGAGAACAGACCGCGTTGCCGGCGGAGATTGTTGTGTGCGACGGCGGATCACGCGACGGCACCGCCGACCTGGTTGAGACCGAGCGTCTCGACGGCGTCGACATCACCGTGCTGCGCGCGCCGGGCTCAAACATCGCGCGAGGCCGCAACCTCGCGATCGAGGCCGCGCGGCATGAATGGATCGCCGTGAGTGACGCGGGGTGTACACTCGCTCCCAACTGGCTCGATCGTTTAACTGCTCCGCTTCGCGCGGGCGCCACGTTCGCGGCGGGCGGGTACGAACTCCGCGCGGAGACGCCGTTCGAGCGCGCCGCGGCGGCGGCGGAACTGGACATCGAACGGGTGGACCCGGCGGAGTTCCTGCCGTCGAGCAGGTCCGTCGCCTTCCGCAAAGGCGCATGGCGGGACGCGGGCATGTATCCCGAGGAACTTACCTTTGCGGGCGAGGACACCGCGTTCTGTATCAACGCGCGGGCCGCGGGTCACACGATCGTGCCGGCCCTCGACGCGCGCGTGTACTGGCGGCCGCGGTCGAATCTGCGCGCCTATGTGCGCCAGCACCGCCTCTACGGCTATGGCGACGCCGAGGCGCGGAATAAAGGACGTGTCTATCTGAAAATAGCGGTAAAATTCCTGCTCGCAGCCGCGGCGCTGCTCGCTGCCTGTTTCGACCCGCGCCTGATTGTGCTTTCGCTTGCCGGTCTGCTCCTCTACGCCGTACATCTCGGCCGCATCTACCGTTGGAGCGCCATTCCGCTCCCGCGCGCGGCGGCCGCCTGCGTGTTGATTATGGTCAAGGAAGGGAGTCTCCTGGCCGGTTATCTGCAGGCCGTGATACACGGAGCTTTCCGGCGGCAGTCGGGGCGCTGA
- a CDS encoding SDR family oxidoreductase, with product MPRTLITGGAGFLGSHLCERLLAEGHEVVCMDNLITGDMDNIAHLLGTDGFRFVKHDVTEYVYVEGPLDYILHFASPASPIDYLKLPIQTLKVGSLGTHKALGLAKAKKARFLIASTSEVYGDPEIHPQVESYWGNVNPIGPRGVYDEAKRFAEAMTMAYHSHHGVETRIVRIFNTYGERMRINDGRAIPAFMSQAIRGEDVTVFGDGSQTRSVCYVTDLVDGIYRLLLSDYHMPVNIGNPDELTMLQLAEEVLDVLGSTSRIVFEPLPVDDPKVRQPDITLARTLLGWEPRVQRREGLERTANYFRAKLGE from the coding sequence ATGCCACGCACGCTTATCACCGGCGGCGCCGGTTTTCTCGGCAGCCATCTCTGTGAACGCCTTCTTGCCGAGGGGCATGAGGTTGTCTGCATGGACAATCTCATCACCGGCGACATGGACAACATCGCGCATCTTCTCGGCACCGACGGCTTCCGCTTCGTGAAGCACGACGTGACCGAGTACGTGTACGTGGAGGGTCCGCTCGACTACATCCTGCACTTCGCCTCGCCCGCGAGTCCCATCGACTACCTCAAGCTGCCGATACAGACGTTGAAGGTCGGGTCGCTCGGCACACACAAGGCGCTCGGTCTTGCAAAGGCGAAGAAGGCGCGTTTCCTCATCGCGTCGACCTCAGAGGTATACGGCGACCCGGAAATTCATCCGCAGGTCGAATCGTATTGGGGCAACGTGAATCCCATCGGACCGCGCGGGGTGTACGACGAGGCGAAACGATTCGCCGAGGCCATGACGATGGCATACCACAGTCATCATGGCGTGGAAACGCGCATCGTGCGCATCTTCAACACCTACGGCGAGCGCATGCGCATCAACGACGGCCGCGCGATTCCCGCCTTCATGTCGCAGGCCATACGCGGCGAGGATGTGACCGTGTTCGGTGACGGCAGCCAGACGCGCAGCGTGTGTTACGTGACGGATCTCGTCGACGGCATCTACCGTCTTTTGCTCTCCGATTATCACATGCCCGTAAACATCGGCAATCCCGACGAACTCACGATGCTGCAGCTTGCGGAGGAAGTGCTCGACGTGCTCGGATCCACGAGCCGTATCGTGTTCGAACCGCTGCCGGTTGACGATCCGAAGGTGCGTCAGCCCGACATCACCCTGGCGCGCACCCTGCTCGGCTGGGAGCCCCGTGTGCAGAGGCGGGAAGGGCTGGAACGCACGGCGAACTATTTCCGCGCGAAACTGGGGGAGTGA
- a CDS encoding phosphatidylglycerophosphatase A, whose amino-acid sequence MTTDTSSEASLQDHTPADRAPRPSPLVLLVGSGLFSGYAPFASGTVGSAVAVVLYWFIPGFSEWLPLAAASLLFLLAGFPIASAMERHYGKDPSEVVLDEVVGQWIALLLLPKIWYIAAASFFLFRFFDIIKPPPARQFDRMHGGFGIMMDDVAAGVYANLVLQAFLFITA is encoded by the coding sequence ATGACAACCGACACTTCCTCCGAGGCCTCGTTGCAGGATCACACTCCCGCTGACCGCGCGCCGCGACCTTCCCCTCTCGTGCTGCTTGTCGGCAGCGGACTCTTCAGCGGCTACGCGCCGTTTGCATCGGGCACCGTCGGGTCGGCCGTCGCGGTCGTGCTCTACTGGTTTATTCCCGGCTTTTCAGAATGGCTGCCGCTTGCGGCCGCCTCGCTGCTGTTCCTTCTGGCCGGCTTCCCCATCGCCTCGGCCATGGAAAGGCACTATGGCAAGGATCCCTCGGAGGTGGTGCTCGACGAAGTCGTCGGGCAGTGGATCGCGCTTCTGCTGCTGCCGAAAATCTGGTACATCGCCGCCGCGTCGTTTTTCCTTTTTCGTTTTTTCGACATTATCAAACCACCGCCTGCGCGGCAGTTCGACCGTATGCACGGCGGTTTCGGCATCATGATGGACGATGTCGCCGCGGGAGTGTACGCGAACCTCGTCCTGCAGGCATTTCTTTTTATCACGGCCTGA
- a CDS encoding glycosyltransferase — MRESETPPRTRSDTQASIVCFAGNDWWVHNPYTEKQWMRRIAARGHKVLFVNSIGIGLPSLSTPRVFSRVALKLKSYARWLRKSEGVWVLTPVVFPMWSVPLVARMNVFLLTMQVRLLLRVLGMADPVFWGGLPTAALLLDRIPHDSSVYYIQDNYLAYYDRMTFSSVVENHETMFRRCDDVICASIGMHDERSLERPRVHYVPHGVAPGFLDAGVAASAQAPAAMKDIPHPIIGYWGSLEVLQDQDLIARMAETHPEWSLVFVGKPMYDTSRMRQYRNVHFIGYVPINDVARYGIHFDVAVIPWVQNAWVKYSAPVKFREYYALGKPVVSADIVEVRKALPGARTESTIEGFIRAVEDELARDTEELRRERRALVAGQSWEWSAGLVLDVILPA; from the coding sequence ATGAGAGAATCCGAGACCCCGCCCCGAACCCGCAGCGACACACAGGCGAGCATCGTGTGTTTTGCCGGCAACGACTGGTGGGTGCACAATCCCTACACCGAGAAGCAGTGGATGCGGCGCATCGCCGCGCGTGGACACAAGGTGCTCTTCGTGAATTCGATCGGCATCGGGCTGCCCAGTCTGTCCACACCCCGCGTATTCTCGCGCGTCGCGCTGAAGCTCAAGAGTTATGCGCGCTGGCTGCGAAAATCGGAGGGGGTGTGGGTGTTGACGCCGGTGGTGTTCCCGATGTGGTCGGTGCCGCTCGTCGCGCGTATGAACGTGTTCCTGCTCACGATGCAGGTGCGCCTGCTCCTCCGTGTGCTCGGCATGGCGGATCCCGTGTTCTGGGGCGGACTCCCGACCGCCGCGCTGCTGCTCGACCGCATCCCGCACGATTCGTCGGTGTATTACATCCAGGATAATTATCTCGCGTATTACGACCGCATGACGTTTTCGAGCGTCGTCGAGAATCACGAGACCATGTTCCGCCGCTGCGACGACGTGATCTGCGCCTCGATCGGCATGCACGACGAGCGCAGTCTCGAGCGGCCGCGCGTGCACTACGTGCCGCATGGGGTCGCTCCCGGCTTCCTGGATGCGGGAGTCGCGGCGTCCGCACAAGCGCCCGCGGCAATGAAGGATATTCCGCATCCCATTATCGGATATTGGGGCTCGCTCGAGGTGCTGCAGGATCAGGATCTGATCGCGCGGATGGCGGAGACGCATCCCGAGTGGTCTCTCGTGTTTGTGGGGAAACCGATGTACGACACGTCGCGCATGCGGCAGTACCGCAACGTGCACTTCATCGGATACGTGCCCATCAACGACGTGGCCCGTTACGGCATACACTTCGACGTGGCCGTCATTCCCTGGGTGCAGAACGCGTGGGTGAAGTACAGCGCGCCGGTGAAATTCCGCGAGTACTACGCGCTGGGGAAACCCGTCGTCAGCGCCGACATAGTGGAGGTTCGCAAGGCGCTGCCCGGCGCGCGCACCGAGTCGACCATCGAGGGCTTTATCCGCGCGGTGGAGGACGAATTGGCGCGAGACACGGAGGAGCTGCGCCGCGAGCGTCGCGCGCTTGTGGCGGGACAAAGTTGGGAATGGTCCGCGGGACTTGTCCTCGACGTGATACTGCCCGCCTGA